Below is a window of Arabidopsis thaliana chromosome 2, partial sequence DNA.
TCCGAAATAAATGATTACAAAAGTTCAGTATTATAAAAAATGGTCTAGGCGGTCGTTTACACTCTATCTAGGCACTAGACTCTCAGGTAACGCCTAAATAATCGCTTCGATTGTctaaaataacataaattgCCATATTTTCTATGTTCACTTGTCcatttattatcaattttagGGTCTAAATGATTGTTGTGGTTAAGGTGGACAAATTCGTTTGTGTATTTGACCACGTTTTATTTACCATTTCACAAATTACTTCTGTGTggatttaaaaaagaaaactgatgCGGATCAACCACATACCgtttttacatataaatagaGTTGGTTGCGACGGTTTGTTGTCTACTTTAAAAATAGTTCGGATTAAACCATTGACGGATTTATCCATCTTAACTGCCGTAACCATTCAAACTTGTGAGATGAGAGAAGTAACAATCAAAAATACCAATTGATTGCTCGTATCTTACTAGAATTACTGACAAATTCTTCTATAAATGCAACGTTTCTCAAAGAATCTCAAGGTTAAGCTTATTATTGACACTTATATAAacttctatttatttatttatttaagtaaataatcaaaattgcATGAGCATGTTGGCTATAAGAGAAAAATTGCATGAGAATGGCATTCTTATAGATTGATGAAATTCGATTGGTCGTGATTGGATATTctatacaagaaaaaaatattgatacgCTGAGGTAGTCTAAATAGATTATAGTGTTTCATAGAACTAAGAAGGAATTATCGAAAGCAGTCTAAtacttttttaatctttaaatcATTTGAGGTTCGGGGTTCACGACGAGTGCAACGAACATGAAGAcagactttttttcttcaatttcatcaaactttttttttctttctgttttatatGCTTCTGCTTCATCACCCTTTTTTCTTTGGGTTTTAAATGTTTCTGGTTCATTCACCTTTTTTCTATGTGGCTTAGGTGCTCCTATTTCATCTCTTAGTTTTCTTTCCAGTTTTTTAGGTCCTTTTGGTTCATTGTTAGCTTGTTGTCGTTTAGATTTAGCATTTTTCAACTTAATGACTTTCTGATATTCCAGATTATTAGATCTAAAATACTCGGAGTCAAACGAATCATATCAgtaacaaaatacaaaactagTCACTACTTGcgaatcaatcaaacaaaaataaaacatctaATCATGGATGTGTATTCACAAATAACTTACCATTACAAGTGTGTAGTTTAcaaatgctctgttttgacttaaaatcaaaagtttcgacgatttaattttttttgatgtggtcataaaaagaaacttgaagaaatAGAGAATGATTCTTCAGATTTCTTGTTAAGTGATCGTGAAATActttgattagggtttttgaacTGCACAAAAAATTCTAACAGAGACAAAAGGATTGAAATCCTCTATGAAAAAACattatgttttaaaagagttgatttttcttttacggGCAACCCACAATCTGCGACGAGTTTATCCACATGAATTTGTGATCTACGATGGATCTATCCATGAAGCCCactaatttatatacaaaaaaaccAACGTCCAATCCGCCTCGACAGAACTAACCCAACAGATTTTAATGCCTAAAACATATTTAAgtttatttaaaattgttaagcatttttaaatctatttctaattaaaagtcacaaaaaacaaagctaaAATTCTAACCGTTCACTAATAAGACATTAATCTATGAAATAACCACTAGATTACGAAACATTTTCGAAATTTGTTACCTTTTACAACTATCTATAAATTTGTGTGCCTAAAGCATGGACTTCAGCCGCTTTAGCCAAGGGCAGAGCTGAAATTTTCGTTCATCAATTTACATTCTAGAAAGAAGTCCAGGACACAATAATGGTTgagtcatgactcatgagGTGGCCAGTAGAACTGTTCCCTTCTTTGATGTGTTTGTGTCACGTTGATAACGGGTGGacattttattggttttgtgaGATAAATTGTTGAAAATCGTAGCGAAGCAAGTTGATAGGGTTCAATCATATCTCGTATTatctactatatataaaacattgtagaaaagtaaaatattttcatttaaaatattataaaacagagaagaaaacttataCTATTTGACCAAGGAAAAAAACTACCTACTCACGACACGACCATCACGTTTATAATGTTAATACACAGTTACACCATACATTTTTTCATTGTAGTTCTATACAATAATATATCATCGTTTGATCTAACAAGTATTCGATAGATAGTGGGaacttttttttcccttttggCCTTATATTTAAGAACATGGAGCCTGTGTTTCTAAAATTCTATctaaaaaagtatattttgtATTGATCATATCTGAAATTgcatatattgtaaaatattgTGTACAAAAGGATCCGGTCCAAGATTAAACACACAATACTTACTGAGACTAAAAGGGGCTAAACCACAAGAACAAATCCTTGAAATTGCAATGGttaaacttacaaaaaatatgtcTCTTATTACCAGATCTTAATATTGTTTACCGAATTTCTGAACTAAACTACATTTTTTgcccaaacaaacaaagaactAAACTATATTTATTCAAGTCAAGTCAAATAATTGCATGCAGGAGACAACgcaaaaagatgaaaaaactaaaaattcagAGATGAACATCGAGAACACAAATAACATTATCCAAATCTCATTAGGATCCTATTAACCAACCACAAAAACGTCCACTTCATAATGGTCTAATAgtacaatttgtttttatgtagAAGTAAAAGTGAAGTTCGAATATTCTTACATTGATTTCAATCATATTTTGCTACTATAGATTAACATGTATACATCAGCATACACATGGTCCAACGATTGAGTCTATACTGCACAAAACTCTGGAGATGAATCTAAACTTTGGTTCGAAATTCCGGCAATGTATGGAAAagaatattcaaaaaaataagaagaagcataTTGACCGTTTCTTGTTCAATATACTAGAAGGTAAACGTCAAAAATGTCAGcatgttttctttcaaaaacaaaaaaaaaaatgtcagcATGTGGTCAGAACTCAGAAGTTCTTACCAAGAAAACTTAACTAACAGTTACCATTTAGACCCTAAATTACTTATGTTGTATTTTTGTCCGAAaactttgattaaaaaaataaaggtgTAAGACgatgaaaaagaacaaaaaattatattgtcACTGtatctttcaaaatcattCTAAAATGATAGACATGTATCTTAGCGCCTCCAAACTTTTCCACTCTATGAAAAGttgttcttcgttttttttttttttttttttttttttgtcaattgttCTTCGTTTTTGAACTTCTATTTTGCTtcgttttgatatttttatgttttcgtttatatttttgaatttttctttctttcgtttgagttgaagaaaaaacagttGTTATTATGTAAGaatttaaataacaatttcaaaaaggaatattttttttggtcttacTAAACGTCTGACCGGCATGTTTGAAATATTTCAgtttcttgttgcttcttgaTTTAACCATCCGAATCTATCTAAACCAACTAACCAAGTGATTGAACAAGAACTAAACcgatttttctttgatttgatctGAATCCTTAAGTAGTAAAGTCCAAAACAGCAAATACTAAAACTGAACACAAACTGGAGCCGAACTGAATCCCGAAGGAACAGGTGTTACCTATTCCGACAACGATAAATCTCCTATTTTTGGGATGTTTTATCTATTGAAAAGTTGTTGAATGAGGATGGTCTAATGATTTTTCCGGTCTCTCCTTACAAATTACACTTTTATGGTTCAATCCactcttaaaaaataattgaagtcAAGATTTTCAGCCTGTGGTCGGAAAGTCCTTACACGAAACTGAAGtatgatataaatttatctttaGCATATGGTCGAAAAGTCTTTACAATAAACTTAGTTAAATAGTAGTAAACATATACACTAGCTACACGTATTTCATCTTTATTATGGTCACACATACTAcacaaccaacaaaaactACAAGAcgataacaacaaaatgtCTCTTTTCTCCTTCCCCATCTCCACTGAGTTGCTTCCATGGCTTCTCCTACTTTTGATTCCTCCacttcttatcttctttcttcttcgttccCCTAAAAATCTTCCACCAGGTCCACCAAGATTACCTATCTTAGGAAACATCCACCAGCTCGGATCCCTCCCTCACCGCAGTCTCAgagatctctctctcaaatATGGCCCAGTCATCACCGTCTATCTCGGCAGCGTCCGTACCGTGGTTGTTCACTCTCCGGAGACGGCGGAGGAAGTTCTAAAACTTCACGACTCCGAGTGTTGTACTCGTCCAAAGCTATCTATCACCAAAAGCTTTTTCTATGATGGACTTGGTCTAGGGTTTACTAAATGGGGTGATTACTACAGAGATGTGCGGAAACTCTGTGTTCTTGAACTTTTCTCCGTTAAACGAGCCAACTCGTTCCGGAACATAAGAGAGGAGGAGCTGAGTCGACTCGTTAACTCGTTTTCTGACTCGGCGTCATCTGGATCTTCCGTTGACCTTACCGCAAATTTGGCTAAGTTCGTCGCGAGCTTTACGTGTCGAATGGCGTTTGGATTGAGTTTTCAAGGAAGTGGAATGGATAACGAGACGTTTCTGGAGCTGTTCACGGAGGCGAACAGAGTGATCGGAAAATTCGCGGCGGCGGATATATTCCCCGGGTTTGGCTGGATCTTGGATCGGATCAGTGGTCTTGATTCTAGCCGGAGGAAGAGTTTTCAAGATCTTGATACGTTTTACCAGAAAGCTATTGTTGACCAtcgggagaagaagaaaactgaagACCGTGAAGATCTCATTGACGTCTTGCTCAAGTTACAGagtcaagaaaccaaacttgGTTCTTCAAGAATCACCGATACACATATCAGAGCTATTATTATGGTAAGTTTTCAACTTTGGTTAGTTCGGTTCGATACCATAATTCTTGTTCGATTTGGGTAATTTGGTTTAGAAATTTATGTATAGTTTGGTTAATACAAATATCAGGTTACAGAACTTTGTCCATGCCTTATTTAGATgttgaattataatttattgagTTCATGTaagcatttttgttttcatttcaggATTTGTTTGTAGCAGGAGTAGACACATCTGTTATCACTTTGGATTGGACAATGGCAGAGCTTTCAAGACATCCAAGAGTAATGAAGAAAGTACAAGCCGAGATTCGTGAACACGTAGGAGACAAAGGTATAGTGACATACGATGATCTCGAGGCTCTAGTCTACATGAAAATGGTGATCAAGGAGACTTGGAGGTTACACGCACCGAGTCCTATTCTGATTCCAAGAGAAGCAATGACTAACTTCAAGATCAAGGGTTATGATATTTACCCTGGAACGCGTATTCATGTCAATGCTTGGGCTATTGGACGTAACCCTGATGTATGGAAGGATCCTGATGAGTTTATACCAGAGAGATTTGTTGATAGCAATGTGGAAACTAAAGGGACAAGTTTTGAGCTGTTGCCGTTTGGGAGTGGACGCAGAGGTTGTCCCGCAATGTACGTGGGATTAAGTACGGTGGAGTACACATTGGCGAatcttttgtatcattttgaTTGGAAAGCGACTGAGGAAGTGAGTGTTGAAGAAGCACCTGGTCTCACTAGCCACAGGAAGCATCCTCTTCACCTTGTTCCTGTTAATGTCATCAACCGCAAGCTTTAGAGTGCGGAAAGCACAAACATTTAGTTTTCGACGAATAAGGCTTAATAATGTTTCTGTTTATTGAATAGTCGATACTTTCTGTTTAGCTTTCAAACAATAATTCTCATTACATGAATAAAACTTTGGCTTATCTATCTCCACACAAAGATTTCAGAACTCTGAAACTTGTTTGCGATCAAAGAAGCAACCAGAAGGAGATTCTTGATGTGGAAGCAAAGCTAACCTCACAGGACTTGATGCTCCTTCTTCCACAGATAAAATTCcagttttaaaattcatatcaGTCTTAACAAATCCAGGACAAACCGAGTTAACGCGAATCTCGGGATGTTTCTTCGCTAAGATCCTCGTGTAAGCATTCAAACCGGCTTTCGAAACAACGTAAGCCGACATGACTTTAGCCCAATATTTTGTCTTAGCCGTATCTTCTTTCAGATCATTGAGAAGTTGGTTGATCACTTGGTCAATTCTTACCTCCGTTAGATTCTCTGCGTCACTCAGGATCCCTTTTGCCCATTCGTTTACTAAATTCTGgtaaacatttaacaaaagtAAGTTAAACACTAAATAGAATTTCCCTGCCAACATCTTGCAAGCATTCTTACCTTTACTTGACCCATGAAGGATGATACGTTAATGATTCTTGGAGAATCAGATAACTGCAAAAGTGGAATAAACGCCTCACACATTCTCTTTGGTCCATAATAGTTAATCTTTATGCATTCCTCAGCTAGCTCATAAGTCTCAGTGATAGTTTCCTCCCACTTGAAACCTTCCTACCATGTATAAAGTAACAAGAAAGCATTAAACTTGACAAAGATTTATCGAAAATTATATCACAAGATACTTACTTTCCCTGTCCCAGCTCTTAAAGCATCAACATCAGTGATTACACCACCAACCCCAGCATTATTGATCTgtcaaaacaatcaaaagatCACTCAGCATTACACAAAGACTCTTGCTTTTATGACTTGTAACAGAGGAAACTAATAGTACCAAGATATCGAGTTTTCCGAAATGGGTTTTCACAAACTCAGCAAGAGAAGTGACACTAACAGGATCAGAGACATCAAGCTGATGAAAGACAATGCTTTGATCAGAAATCTCAAGCTCTTTCTTCAATGTCTCAACAGCTTCAAGCCCTTGTTTCTCATCTCTAGATGTCAAAATAACCCTAATCCCTTTGTTTGCTAATTGTCTGCATATCTCAAATCCAATTCCTCTATTCCCTCCAGTAACTATAGCATATCTACAAAGGCCAGAACTAAAATCTAATAAAGATCAGAACTAAATTCAACAACTAAGTGAAGATTGAGTCATACCTTGGTGATTCCTCAGCCATTTTTTTCTAGGTTTTAGTTCAGACAAGAATGTTTCAAACGAAATGTGGAAGCCAATGAAGCCACGTAGCTCAGAAATTGATGTTCTTGGAAAAGGTAAAGAGTGAGTGGCCCAATAATCTCACCATTAAATAGTTTTGGTTATGATTTTAGTGTTTTCGTTAACATAAGCGGCCTATAAAGaatagttaaaagaaaatagctTAGACAtaagatatataacaaaatctatatatatgtaaagcTGAGGCGATATATATGGTAATCAGAATGTGCAGAACAAACAGATTAAATTATGTGATGCGACTTGTTGGAGGAAAACTCATTATGCAGAAGAAAAACGCTACAAACAGCTCAAAATAATGTGTGAATAATgagaaaataatatgttatCCAGTATGAATGTTTGAATGGtgaaaaagttttaaacaaatattttatagtttttaatagattaatttatataatagtagtaatttgaacaaatatttttcagttGTGTTATTTTATcgcaattttttgttaaatatatgattctgaaaacaaaaattatattgtatgattttgttttttttcagaaaact
It encodes the following:
- the CYP71B6 gene encoding cytochrome p450 71b6 (cytochrome p450 71b6 (CYP71B6); FUNCTIONS IN: electron carrier activity, monooxygenase activity, iron ion binding, oxygen binding, heme binding; INVOLVED IN: oxidation reduction; LOCATED IN: mitochondrion, endoplasmic reticulum, plasma membrane, membrane; EXPRESSED IN: 25 plant structures; EXPRESSED DURING: 13 growth stages; CONTAINS InterPro DOMAIN/s: Cytochrome P450 (InterPro:IPR001128), Cytochrome P450, E-class, group I (InterPro:IPR002401), Cytochrome P450, conserved site (InterPro:IPR017972); BEST Arabidopsis thaliana protein match is: cytochrome P450, family 71, subfamily B, polypeptide 37 (TAIR:AT3G26330.1); Has 32387 Blast hits to 32166 proteins in 1619 species: Archae - 48; Bacteria - 2986; Metazoa - 11709; Fungi - 7043; Plants - 9512; Viruses - 3; Other Eukaryotes - 1086 (source: NCBI BLink).), which produces MSLFSFPISTELLPWLLLLLIPPLLIFFLLRSPKNLPPGPPRLPILGNIHQLGSLPHRSLRDLSLKYGPVITVYLGSVRTVVVHSPETAEEVLKLHDSECCTRPKLSITKSFFYDGLGLGFTKWGDYYRDVRKLCVLELFSVKRANSFRNIREEELSRLVNSFSDSASSGSSVDLTANLAKFVASFTCRMAFGLSFQGSGMDNETFLELFTEANRVIGKFAAADIFPGFGWILDRISGLDSSRRKSFQDLDTFYQKAIVDHREKKKTEDREDLIDVLLKLQSQETKLGSSRITDTHIRAIIMDLFVAGVDTSVITLDWTMAELSRHPRVMKKVQAEIREHVGDKGIVTYDDLEALVYMKMVIKETWRLHAPSPILIPREAMTNFKIKGYDIYPGTRIHVNAWAIGRNPDVWKDPDEFIPERFVDSNVETKGTSFELLPFGSGRRGCPAMYVGLSTVEYTLANLLYHFDWKATEEVSVEEAPGLTSHRKHPLHLVPVNVINRKL
- the SDR2 gene encoding NAD(P)-binding Rossmann-fold superfamily protein (NAD(P)-binding Rossmann-fold superfamily protein; FUNCTIONS IN: oxidoreductase activity, binding, catalytic activity; INVOLVED IN: oxidation reduction, metabolic process; LOCATED IN: cellular_component unknown; EXPRESSED IN: 22 plant structures; EXPRESSED DURING: 13 growth stages; CONTAINS InterPro DOMAIN/s: NAD(P)-binding domain (InterPro:IPR016040), Glucose/ribitol dehydrogenase (InterPro:IPR002347), Short-chain dehydrogenase/reductase SDR (InterPro:IPR002198); BEST Arabidopsis thaliana protein match is: NAD(P)-binding Rossmann-fold superfamily protein (TAIR:AT3G61220.1); Has 72712 Blast hits to 72647 proteins in 3171 species: Archae - 711; Bacteria - 48573; Metazoa - 4611; Fungi - 3797; Plants - 2398; Viruses - 0; Other Eukaryotes - 12622 (source: NCBI BLink).) → MAEESPRYAIVTGGNRGIGFEICRQLANKGIRVILTSRDEKQGLEAVETLKKELEISDQSIVFHQLDVSDPVSVTSLAEFVKTHFGKLDILINNAGVGGVITDVDALRAGTGKEGFKWEETITETYELAEECIKINYYGPKRMCEAFIPLLQLSDSPRIINVSSFMGQVKNLVNEWAKGILSDAENLTEVRIDQVINQLLNDLKEDTAKTKYWAKVMSAYVVSKAGLNAYTRILAKKHPEIRVNSVCPGFVKTDMNFKTGILSVEEGASSPVRLALLPHQESPSGCFFDRKQVSEF
- the SDR2 gene encoding NAD(P)-binding Rossmann-fold superfamily protein (NAD(P)-binding Rossmann-fold superfamily protein; FUNCTIONS IN: oxidoreductase activity, binding, catalytic activity; INVOLVED IN: oxidation reduction, metabolic process; LOCATED IN: cellular_component unknown; EXPRESSED IN: 22 plant structures; EXPRESSED DURING: 13 growth stages; CONTAINS InterPro DOMAIN/s: NAD(P)-binding domain (InterPro:IPR016040), Glucose/ribitol dehydrogenase (InterPro:IPR002347), Short-chain dehydrogenase/reductase SDR (InterPro:IPR002198); BEST Arabidopsis thaliana protein match is: NAD(P)-binding Rossmann-fold superfamily protein (TAIR:AT3G61220.2); Has 72615 Blast hits to 72550 proteins in 3183 species: Archae - 711; Bacteria - 48651; Metazoa - 4595; Fungi - 3717; Plants - 2402; Viruses - 0; Other Eukaryotes - 12539 (source: NCBI BLink).), producing the protein MAEESPSSGLCRYAIVTGGNRGIGFEICRQLANKGIRVILTSRDEKQGLEAVETLKKELEISDQSIVFHQLDVSDPVSVTSLAEFVKTHFGKLDILINNAGVGGVITDVDALRAGTGKEGFKWEETITETYELAEECIKINYYGPKRMCEAFIPLLQLSDSPRIINVSSFMGQVKNLVNEWAKGILSDAENLTEVRIDQVINQLLNDLKEDTAKTKYWAKVMSAYVVSKAGLNAYTRILAKKHPEIRVNSVCPGFVKTDMNFKTGILSVEEGASSPVRLALLPHQESPSGCFFDRKQVSEF